The DNA sequence GATTTTCAAGATCATCAAGGAAATCAACAACCAGGGCACCACGGTCCTGGTGGTGGAGCAGAACGCCAACCAGGCCCTGGCCGGAGCGCACCGCGCCTTCGTTCTGGAGACGGGGGCGATCACCCACAGCGGCACCGGCAAGCAGCTGCTGGAAGATCCCTCGATCAAGGAGGCCTACCTGGGCGTGGGCTAATTCGCCTGATGGGGCCCGGTGCCGGACCGGCGGCAACGGTCACGGTTCGGTTGCAACCGGGCCCCTTGGGAACTTTCGCGGCGGCCCCCACGTGGGAATTGGTAGCGTAACCACAAGCTCATCACCCACACCCACATGGAGGAATCCCGCAATGGCACTTGGCGGCAACCCGATCTTCAACGGAAAGAATTTCCGTGGAGCCACCCAGGCACCGCCTGTCCCGCAGGCTCCCTACGGCGCTCCCTACGGCCAGGCGTCGTACGGTCAGCAGCCTTACGGCCAGCAGCCTTACGGCCAGCAGCCCTACGGCCAGCAACCGTACGGTCAGCAGGGCTGGGGCACGCAGCCCCAGAGCATGACCGACGAACAGCTGCGGCAGATGTACAGCCAGCCCTCGGCGGGCCCCGCGGATACTGGCCGGATGACGTTCGACGACGTCATCATGAAGACCGCTGCCTGCCTCGCCGCGGTGATTGCCGGCGCAGCAGTCACCTTGGTGGTGGCGCAGGGCCTGGCTTCCATGCTGATGATCGTCGGCGCCCTGGGCGGCTTCGTCCTGGCATTGGTGAACACCTTCAAGAAGCAGCCGTCGCCGGCGCTGATCCTGGCCTACGCCGCATTGGAAGGTCTCTTCCTCGGCG is a window from the Arthrobacter sp. NicSoilC5 genome containing:
- a CDS encoding Bax inhibitor-1/YccA family protein, encoding MALGGNPIFNGKNFRGATQAPPVPQAPYGAPYGQASYGQQPYGQQPYGQQPYGQQPYGQQGWGTQPQSMTDEQLRQMYSQPSAGPADTGRMTFDDVIMKTAACLAAVIAGAAVTLVVAQGLASMLMIVGALGGFVLALVNTFKKQPSPALILAYAALEGLFLGGLTRILDGMFPGVGLQAVVGTLSVFAVTLLLFKSGKVRATPKAMRFFMIAIIGYAVFSLVNMVMMWTGVLQQPFGMRSIEIFGIPLGVFIGLLAIGLAAFSLIMDFTSIEEGVRNGAPQRFSWTAAFGLTVTLVWLYVEIIRLLAILRGDD